The following are encoded together in the Tursiops truncatus isolate mTurTru1 chromosome 10, mTurTru1.mat.Y, whole genome shotgun sequence genome:
- the LOC117313758 gene encoding small VCP/p97-interacting protein, with the protein MGLCFPCPAEAAPPSPDLEEKRAKLAEAAERRQKEAASRGILNVQSVEEKRKKKEKIEKEMAASGPPPEGGLRWTVS; encoded by the coding sequence ATGGGGCTGTGTTTTCCCTGTCCCGCGGAGGCCGCGCCTCCTTCGCCggacctggaagaaaaaagagcaaagcttgcAGAGGCtgcagaaagaagacagaaggagGCTGCATCTCGGGGCATTCTGAATGTTCAGTctgtggaagaaaagagaaagaaaaaggaaaaaatagaaaaagaaatggctGCATCTGGACCCCCACCAGAAGGTGGCCTTAGGTGGACAGTTTCATAA